A window of Halobellus sp. LT62 contains these coding sequences:
- a CDS encoding PAS domain S-box protein produces MIDSVTLLCVDQPEWTEKVTRQLSNEDDRFEVICEQLASEALGLVERKDIDCILSAYDLPEQTGLEFLRRVRERHPDLPFVIFTTEGAEQIAGEAISAGVSDYFIKDQIDSQYLILANRLKTLVEAHRAEQIVDAAESNWRETTERVNDIYYMFSSDWNSLLYINSAYEEVWGGPIEELRENPQSFLDNIHPSDREIAVEAMQKLSKGESTDIEYRVQPSSGGTRWVRGVSEPIFNTNGDVIRVMGAVRDISRLKERERRFQAVFEDAFDAMVIADDEGTYIAVNDAACELFGLEEEELLGRNVTEFATSEYDAEKAWGEFQSTDNETGYFPLQRPDGTVRLVEYAATTDIVSGEHLSILRDITEREQQRQKLAESEARYETLIEDVLDTSSVGTFILDGEFDVVWINRTIEEYFGVEREDVLGQDKAKLIQNQLMQKFAQPEQFAEKVLNTYEDNTYTEQFDCKIQNETTAGWRWLRHWSQPIRSGLYQGGRIEHYTDITEVKARERQLQVLERIFRHNLQNKMNVILGFAETIASNAPEETSRQADRIIQAGRDLLKLSAKEKRIVELVRENYEQQPIEIASRLQKIVDEIETKFPDAKITIQGQSMAQVLAVSDIDRAIVEVIENAVMHSRGAPQVVVSIHSTPAETTITVRDDNPPIPELEKSVLRGDVEIDQFSHSRGLGLWLAYWLVSKSNGTISFESVNQGNEVGITLPRPE; encoded by the coding sequence ATGATTGACTCTGTTACCCTCCTCTGCGTTGATCAACCCGAATGGACGGAAAAAGTTACACGGCAACTCTCGAACGAAGATGATCGATTTGAGGTGATTTGCGAGCAATTAGCTTCTGAGGCATTAGGTCTGGTTGAGAGAAAAGATATTGATTGCATACTCTCTGCATACGACCTTCCAGAACAGACTGGTCTGGAATTCTTAAGACGTGTTCGTGAAAGGCATCCCGACCTGCCCTTCGTTATCTTTACTACAGAGGGCGCAGAGCAAATCGCTGGTGAAGCTATCTCCGCTGGCGTCTCGGACTATTTCATCAAAGATCAGATTGACTCCCAGTATCTTATTCTCGCGAATCGACTCAAAACCCTGGTCGAAGCACACCGGGCTGAACAAATTGTCGACGCAGCCGAGTCAAATTGGAGGGAAACCACTGAGAGAGTGAACGACATCTACTATATGTTCTCAAGCGATTGGAATAGTCTCCTGTATATCAACTCTGCTTATGAGGAAGTTTGGGGGGGTCCAATCGAAGAGCTTCGAGAAAATCCGCAATCGTTCCTTGACAATATACATCCTAGTGATCGGGAAATCGCCGTTGAGGCGATGCAGAAGTTATCGAAGGGCGAGTCTACGGACATCGAATATCGGGTCCAACCATCGAGTGGAGGAACCCGGTGGGTCCGTGGTGTGAGCGAACCGATCTTCAACACAAATGGAGACGTGATTCGAGTCATGGGTGCAGTGCGAGATATCTCACGATTGAAGGAGCGGGAACGACGGTTTCAGGCCGTATTCGAGGACGCCTTTGATGCGATGGTCATCGCCGATGACGAGGGAACGTATATCGCCGTAAATGACGCTGCCTGCGAATTGTTCGGGCTAGAAGAAGAGGAACTTCTCGGAAGAAATGTCACGGAGTTCGCTACCTCCGAGTATGATGCCGAGAAAGCTTGGGGTGAATTCCAATCAACGGATAACGAGACTGGCTACTTCCCTCTCCAGCGCCCGGATGGGACTGTTCGACTTGTTGAATACGCGGCTACGACAGATATTGTCTCAGGCGAACATCTCTCTATTCTCCGAGATATTACTGAGCGAGAACAGCAACGGCAGAAACTGGCGGAAAGTGAGGCCAGATACGAGACGCTAATCGAGGACGTTCTAGACACGTCTTCTGTAGGGACATTCATTCTCGATGGAGAGTTTGACGTCGTATGGATTAACCGTACCATCGAGGAGTATTTCGGCGTTGAACGCGAGGATGTCCTCGGCCAAGACAAGGCTAAGCTCATCCAAAACCAACTAATGCAGAAATTCGCACAGCCGGAACAGTTCGCTGAGAAAGTGCTCAACACGTATGAAGACAATACATACACAGAACAGTTCGATTGTAAAATCCAGAACGAAACCACCGCGGGATGGCGTTGGCTCAGACATTGGAGTCAACCCATTCGATCAGGTCTATACCAAGGTGGCCGAATAGAGCACTATACCGACATCACAGAGGTAAAGGCCCGAGAGCGCCAGCTACAGGTCCTTGAACGAATCTTCCGACACAACCTGCAAAATAAAATGAATGTCATTCTGGGATTTGCAGAGACGATCGCTTCAAACGCCCCAGAAGAAACAAGCCGGCAGGCAGACCGGATTATCCAAGCCGGACGGGATTTATTAAAGCTATCTGCGAAAGAGAAACGAATCGTGGAGTTAGTTCGGGAGAACTACGAACAACAGCCAATCGAGATAGCAAGCCGGCTTCAGAAAATTGTTGACGAAATTGAGACGAAGTTCCCGGACGCCAAAATAACCATACAGGGTCAGTCTATGGCGCAGGTCTTGGCTGTCTCAGATATTGACCGAGCGATTGTTGAAGTCATCGAGAACGCTGTTATGCACAGTCGTGGGGCACCTCAGGTCGTGGTTTCAATACACTCGACTCCAGCAGAGACTACGATCACCGTCCGTGATGACAATCCGCCTATTCCAGAACTTGAGAAGTCTGTGCTGCGTGGTGATGTCGAGATTGATCAATTCTCGCATAGCCGAGGGCTCGGCCTGTGGTTAGCTTACTGGTTAGTTTCCAAATCCAATGGCACCATCTCCTTCGAAAGTGTGAATCAAGGAAATGAAGTTGGGATAACCCTCCCGAGGCCCGAATGA